From the Malus domestica chromosome 17, GDT2T_hap1 genome, one window contains:
- the LOC103441209 gene encoding probable calcium-binding protein CML23: MSKSDLVSKGSGDGAAGSMEELKKVFDKFDKNGDGRISCDELRGVFGDLGSETASLEEVQRIMAEFDKDGDGHIDIEEFAEIINGGSTKELRDAFDLYDLDKNGLISTSELHEVLKRLGQKCSLKDCAKMISSVDVDGDGHVNFAEFKKMMTRK; this comes from the coding sequence ATGTCAAAGAGCGATTTGGTTTCCAAAGGCTCGGGAGACGGCGCCGCCGGCTCCATGGAGGAGCTGAAGAAGGTCTTCGACAAGTTCGACAAGAACGGCGACGGCAGGATCTCCTGCGACGAGCTCAGGGGCGTTTTCGGCGATCTCGGTTCCGAGACGGCCTCACTGGAGGAGGTCCAGCGCATTATGGCTGAGTTCGACAAGGACGGCGACGGTCACATTGACATCGAGGAGTTCGCCGAGATCATCAATGGCGGATCCACCAAGGAGCTTCGCGACGCGTTCGACCTCTACGATCTCGACAAGAACGGGCTGATCTCCACGAGTGAGCTGCATGAAGTGCTGAAGCGGTTGGGGCAGAAGTGTTCGCTCAAGGACTGCGCGAAGATGATCAGCTCCGTCGATGTCGACGGCGATGGCCACGTCAACTTCGCCGAGTTCAAGAAGATGATGACTCGCAAATAA